In a genomic window of Blattabacterium cuenoti:
- a CDS encoding bifunctional folylpolyglutamate synthase/dihydrofolate synthase translates to MNYTETVKWMFRRLPDYQKIGLKSYKPGLKRIQNFCSYLGNPQKFFKSIHVGGTNGKGSTVHMLSSILQEEKYKIGLFTSPHLIDFRERITCNGILIEKDFIINFINENIKFIEKEKISFFELNTALAFQYFKEKKVNIAIIEVGMGGRLDSTNLIIPEISVITNISIDHTETLGNNQLKIALEKAGIIKKNVSIIIGRKISGDVRYLFLQEALKKNAPIYFSVKSKKDSQYKIPFQADYQDINKNIVLKTINILHHRKHIIISNKSIKKGLKNVIKNTNFKGRWQILQKKNPKIVCDIAHNEEGSYIIGNQLKKESYEKLHLVLGFVKEKKVDKFLKNFPIESFYYFCQPNISRKYSIKDLIKLVDKTFKFKNRKKINFFFSVKEAFFLAKKKASKNDLILISGSTFVVSEILLLYHNK, encoded by the coding sequence TTGAATTATACAGAAACAGTTAAATGGATGTTTAGACGTCTTCCAGACTATCAAAAAATAGGATTAAAGTCATATAAACCAGGTTTAAAAAGAATACAAAATTTTTGTTCTTATTTAGGAAATCCTCAAAAGTTTTTTAAAAGTATACATGTAGGTGGGACAAATGGAAAAGGATCTACAGTACATATGTTATCTTCTATTTTACAAGAAGAAAAATATAAAATAGGGTTATTTACATCTCCTCATTTAATAGACTTTAGAGAAAGAATCACCTGTAATGGAATTTTGATAGAAAAAGATTTTATTATAAATTTTATAAATGAAAATATAAAATTCATAGAAAAAGAAAAAATTTCATTTTTTGAACTAAATACAGCCTTAGCTTTTCAATACTTTAAAGAAAAAAAAGTAAATATAGCAATAATTGAAGTTGGTATGGGAGGTCGATTAGATTCGACTAATCTAATAATTCCAGAAATTTCTGTCATTACAAATATTAGTATAGATCATACAGAAACTCTTGGAAATAATCAATTGAAAATAGCTTTAGAAAAAGCTGGAATTATAAAAAAAAATGTATCAATAATAATAGGAAGAAAAATATCAGGAGATGTTAGATATCTTTTCCTTCAAGAAGCTTTAAAAAAAAATGCTCCAATTTATTTTTCTGTAAAATCTAAAAAAGATTCTCAATATAAAATACCTTTTCAAGCAGATTATCAAGATATAAACAAAAATATAGTATTAAAAACTATAAATATTCTACATCATAGAAAACATATTATAATATCTAATAAATCAATAAAAAAAGGATTAAAAAATGTGATAAAAAATACTAATTTTAAAGGACGTTGGCAAATTTTACAAAAAAAAAATCCAAAAATAGTTTGTGATATTGCCCATAATGAAGAAGGTTCATATATAATTGGAAATCAATTGAAAAAAGAATCATATGAAAAACTTCATTTAGTGTTAGGTTTTGTAAAAGAAAAAAAAGTAGATAAATTTTTAAAAAATTTTCCAATTGAATCTTTTTATTATTTTTGTCAACCCAATATAAGTAGAAAATATTCTATCAAAGATTTAATAAAACTAGTTGATAAAACATTTAAATTTAAAAATCGTAAAAAAATAAATTTTTTTTTTTCTGTAAAAGAAGCTTTTTTTTTGGCAAAGAAAAAAGCCAGTAAAAATGATTTGATTTTAATCAGTGGAAGTACGTTTGTTGTATCAGAGATATTATTATTATACCATAATAAATGA
- the glnS gene encoding glutamine--tRNA ligase translates to MGITKSYLHFIERVIEEDIKNGLPIKKIRFRFPPEPNGFLHIGHVKAICLNFELSKKYKSPINLRFDDTNPIVENRNFIDSIKKDILFLGFHWDNESYASDYFHKLYEWAVKLIKENKAYVDDQSQNIIQYQRKNPFEIGIESDYRNRTIEENLFLFEKMKNGFFEEGSCVLRAKINMSSSNMNMRDPIMYRILRKKHHKTGNQWCIYPTYDWTHGLCDYIEQISHSLCSLEFENRRPLYNWFIDQIHIDDKKKIKPKQIEFSRLNLSHTITSKRKIQYLIEKKIIQSWDDPRLLTISGLRRKGYTSVALKNFIHKIGITKRNNIIDISFLEFWIRKHLNKIAHRVMVVLDPIKLIIDNYLNMTEWVEVKNNPENSNFGNRKVPFSKFLYIEKDDFLEKEEKNFFRLCIGKEVRLKNAYIIKANYVIKNSEGKIKEIHCTYDPNSKSGKKNNIKEKKRVKSTLHWVSIKHSFPIEINFYHTLFLKRNPDIDFYKYINPRSKNKIIGYAEPFLKKAKKGDHYQFQRIGYFYVDNENRNDKNKIIFNKTVSIKNQWKKK, encoded by the coding sequence TTGGGTATTACAAAATCATATCTACATTTTATTGAGAGAGTCATAGAGGAAGATATAAAAAATGGACTTCCTATAAAAAAAATTAGATTTCGTTTCCCTCCTGAGCCCAATGGTTTTCTTCATATTGGGCATGTGAAAGCCATATGTTTAAATTTCGAGTTAAGCAAAAAGTATAAATCTCCAATCAATTTAAGATTTGATGATACTAATCCTATAGTAGAAAATAGAAATTTTATAGATTCTATAAAAAAAGACATTCTTTTTTTGGGTTTTCATTGGGATAATGAAAGTTATGCTTCAGATTATTTTCATAAACTTTATGAATGGGCTGTAAAATTAATTAAAGAAAACAAAGCTTATGTAGATGACCAATCTCAAAATATTATTCAATATCAAAGAAAAAATCCTTTCGAAATTGGAATTGAAAGTGATTATAGAAATAGAACTATAGAAGAAAATTTATTTTTATTCGAAAAAATGAAAAATGGATTCTTTGAAGAAGGATCTTGTGTTTTAAGAGCAAAAATTAATATGAGTTCTTCAAACATGAATATGCGGGATCCAATTATGTATAGAATTTTACGAAAAAAACATCATAAAACCGGAAATCAATGGTGTATTTATCCTACTTATGATTGGACACATGGTCTATGTGATTACATAGAGCAAATATCTCATTCTTTATGTTCTTTAGAATTTGAAAATAGACGTCCGTTATATAATTGGTTTATAGATCAAATTCATATTGATGATAAAAAGAAAATTAAACCTAAACAAATAGAATTTTCAAGATTGAATTTAAGTCATACTATAACCAGTAAGAGAAAAATTCAATATTTAATTGAAAAAAAAATTATCCAATCTTGGGATGATCCACGTCTTTTAACAATATCTGGATTACGTCGTAAAGGGTATACTTCTGTTGCTTTAAAAAATTTTATTCATAAAATAGGAATCACAAAAAGAAATAATATCATAGATATATCTTTTTTAGAATTTTGGATTAGAAAACATTTAAATAAAATTGCTCATAGAGTTATGGTGGTATTAGATCCAATTAAATTGATTATTGATAATTATTTAAACATGACTGAATGGGTAGAAGTAAAAAATAATCCAGAGAACTCTAATTTTGGGAATAGAAAAGTACCTTTTTCTAAGTTTTTATATATTGAAAAAGATGATTTTCTAGAAAAAGAAGAGAAAAATTTCTTCCGTCTTTGCATTGGAAAAGAAGTAAGACTTAAAAATGCTTATATTATAAAAGCAAATTATGTAATAAAAAATTCTGAAGGAAAAATAAAGGAAATACATTGTACTTATGATCCAAACAGTAAATCAGGAAAAAAAAACAACATTAAAGAAAAAAAAAGAGTAAAAAGTACTTTACATTGGGTATCCATAAAACATTCTTTCCCCATAGAAATTAATTTCTATCATACTCTTTTTTTAAAAAGGAACCCAGATATAGATTTTTATAAATATATCAATCCTAGATCAAAAAATAAGATTATAGGTTATGCAGAACCTTTTTTAAAAAAGGCCAAAAAAGGAGATCATTATCAATTTCAAAGAATTGGCTATTTTTATGTAGATAACGAAAATAGAAACGATAAAAATAAAATTATTTTCAATAAAACGGTATCTATAAAAAACCAATGGAAAAAAAAATAA
- the rpoC gene encoding DNA-directed RNA polymerase subunit beta', with amino-acid sequence MNKKKNNSFNKITIRLASPEAILKESHGEVLKPETINYRTHKPERDGLFCERIFGPVKDYECACGKYKRIRYKGIVCDRCGVEVTEKKVRRERMGHISLVVPVVHIWCFRSSPNKIGYLLGLPSKKLEMIIYYERYVVIQGGVGLRSDGSSFQKGDFLIEEEYLQVLNKLPKGNQQLGDDDPDKFIAKMGAECIKDLLNRVDLDLLSIDLRNQTNNETSKQRRTEALKRLQIVESFREGKKNRGNPSWMIIHVLAVIPPELRPLVPLDGGRYAASDMTDLYRRVLIRNNRLKRLIEIKAPEVILRNEKRMLQEAVDSLFDNSRKVSAVKSEANRPLKSLSDALKGKQGRFRQNLLGKRVDYSARSVIVVGPHLKLHECGLPKDMAAELYKPFIIRKLIERGIVKTVKSSKKIIDKRDPMIWDILENVLKGHPILLNRAPTLHRLGIQAFQPQLIEGKAIQLHPLVCAAFNADFDGDQMAVHLPLSHGAILEAQLLMLASQNILNPANGSPITVPSQDMVLGLYYMTKPLLSDSKEKVKGEGLIFYSPEEVEIAYNQNVVDLHALIKVKVGLREEEKFLNRIVETTVGRVLFNQVVPKKVGFINKSLTKKSLREIIGKILHLTDVPTTANFLDNIKELGFYNAFKGGLSFGLGDIIIPGNKKKMVNDAIKQVDNVKMNYNMGLITNNERYNQVIDIWTNTNAMLTEKVMKYMREDRKGFNPVYMMLDSGARGSKEQIRQLSGMRGLMAKPQKAGSSGGEIIENPILSNFREGLSILEYFISTHGARKGLADTALKTADAGYLTRRLVDAAQDVIIKIENCQTLRGLEISALKKNEEVVETLSDRILGRISLNDIYNKESQLIISSGEMIDEKIAEIIDKSGIEIVEVRSPLTCEAKMGICAKCYGRNLSTGKIVQKGEAVGVIAAQSIGEPGTQLTLRTFHVGGTAGNITESSQIKAKYNGIIEFEDLKLVKTKRNSGSSIGVVVSRSTEMKLFNPKKSSVLMVNNIPYGASLYVKDGDQLKMGDLICKWDLYNAVIIAEFSGIISYQHLEQGLTFQVEIDEQTGFQEKVITEVRNKNLIPTLKIINEKNEELKVYNLPVGAHLMVEDGEKIDIGKILVKVPRRTAKSGDITGGLPRLSELFEARNPSNPAVVSEIDGIVSYGKIKRGNREIIVESKTGDIRKYLVKLSNQILVQENDYVKAGMPLSDGAVTPNDILNIRGPRAVQEYLIKEIQEVYRLQGVKINDKHFEVIVLQMMRKVEVIDVGDTKFLEGNIEYKDDFIEENDRIYQMSIVEDPGDSEIFKNGDIISYRDFRNENAVLKYNKKKLIKTRNAIPATARPILQGITRAALQTKSFISAASFQETTKVLSEAAISSKIDYLYGLKENVIVGHKIPAGTGLREYENIHPDIL; translated from the coding sequence ATGAATAAAAAAAAAAATAATAGTTTTAACAAAATTACTATTCGATTAGCTTCTCCAGAAGCTATATTGAAAGAATCTCATGGAGAAGTATTAAAACCAGAAACGATCAACTATCGTACTCATAAACCGGAAAGAGATGGACTTTTTTGTGAACGAATTTTTGGTCCAGTAAAAGATTATGAATGCGCTTGTGGAAAATATAAAAGAATTCGTTATAAGGGTATTGTTTGCGATAGATGCGGAGTTGAAGTAACTGAAAAAAAAGTTAGAAGAGAACGTATGGGACATATAAGTCTTGTGGTTCCCGTTGTTCATATTTGGTGTTTTCGATCTTCTCCTAATAAAATCGGATATTTATTAGGTTTACCTTCTAAAAAACTTGAAATGATTATTTATTATGAACGATATGTTGTTATTCAAGGAGGAGTGGGGTTACGTTCAGATGGATCTTCTTTTCAAAAAGGGGATTTTCTTATTGAAGAAGAATATTTACAAGTTTTAAATAAACTTCCGAAAGGAAATCAACAATTAGGAGATGATGACCCAGATAAATTTATTGCTAAAATGGGAGCAGAATGTATAAAAGATCTTTTAAATAGAGTAGATTTAGATCTTTTATCTATAGATTTAAGAAATCAAACTAATAATGAAACTTCTAAACAAAGACGTACTGAAGCATTAAAACGTTTACAAATTGTTGAATCTTTTCGAGAAGGAAAAAAAAATAGAGGAAACCCATCTTGGATGATAATTCATGTTTTAGCTGTTATTCCTCCTGAATTACGTCCTTTAGTTCCTTTAGATGGAGGACGTTATGCTGCGTCTGATATGACAGATTTGTATCGTCGTGTTTTGATAAGAAATAATCGTTTAAAAAGACTTATAGAAATTAAAGCTCCTGAAGTCATTCTTCGAAATGAGAAAAGAATGCTACAAGAAGCAGTAGATTCTCTTTTTGATAATTCAAGAAAAGTTTCTGCTGTAAAATCAGAAGCAAATCGCCCTCTTAAATCTTTATCTGATGCGTTAAAAGGAAAACAAGGTCGGTTTAGACAGAATCTTCTTGGAAAAAGGGTAGATTATTCAGCAAGATCTGTTATTGTAGTAGGACCACATTTGAAATTGCATGAATGTGGATTACCTAAAGATATGGCTGCAGAACTTTATAAACCTTTTATTATACGAAAATTAATTGAAAGAGGAATAGTAAAAACAGTAAAATCTTCTAAAAAAATTATTGATAAAAGAGATCCCATGATATGGGATATTTTAGAAAACGTTTTAAAAGGGCATCCTATATTATTAAATAGAGCTCCTACATTACATAGATTAGGAATACAGGCTTTTCAGCCTCAATTGATAGAGGGAAAAGCAATTCAATTACATCCTTTAGTTTGTGCTGCTTTTAATGCAGATTTTGATGGAGATCAAATGGCGGTTCATTTACCATTATCTCATGGAGCAATATTAGAAGCCCAACTTTTGATGTTAGCTTCTCAAAATATATTGAATCCGGCTAATGGATCTCCTATTACAGTTCCTTCTCAAGATATGGTATTAGGATTGTATTATATGACTAAACCTTTATTATCAGATTCTAAAGAAAAAGTAAAAGGAGAAGGACTCATTTTTTATTCTCCAGAAGAAGTTGAAATAGCGTATAATCAAAATGTAGTGGATCTACATGCTTTAATTAAAGTTAAAGTTGGTCTTCGTGAAGAAGAAAAATTTTTGAATAGAATAGTAGAAACTACTGTAGGTAGAGTCTTATTTAATCAAGTAGTTCCTAAAAAAGTAGGATTTATTAATAAATCTCTTACCAAAAAATCTCTAAGAGAAATTATAGGTAAAATATTACATCTTACAGATGTTCCTACTACCGCTAATTTTTTAGATAATATTAAAGAATTAGGTTTTTACAACGCATTTAAAGGTGGTTTATCTTTTGGATTAGGAGACATTATTATTCCTGGTAATAAAAAAAAGATGGTTAATGATGCAATTAAACAAGTAGATAATGTAAAAATGAATTATAATATGGGATTGATAACGAATAATGAACGTTACAATCAAGTAATTGATATATGGACAAATACTAATGCTATGCTCACAGAAAAAGTAATGAAATATATGCGGGAAGATAGAAAAGGATTTAATCCTGTATATATGATGTTAGATTCTGGAGCAAGAGGTTCTAAAGAGCAAATCCGTCAGCTTTCAGGAATGCGAGGTTTAATGGCTAAACCTCAAAAAGCAGGATCTTCTGGAGGTGAAATTATTGAAAATCCAATTTTATCCAATTTTAGAGAAGGACTTTCTATTTTAGAATATTTTATATCTACTCATGGTGCTCGAAAAGGATTAGCAGACACTGCATTGAAAACAGCAGATGCTGGATATCTTACAAGACGTTTAGTAGATGCGGCTCAGGATGTTATTATAAAAATAGAAAATTGTCAAACTTTACGTGGATTAGAAATTTCTGCACTAAAAAAAAACGAGGAAGTTGTAGAAACTTTATCTGATAGAATTTTAGGACGTATATCTTTAAATGATATTTATAATAAAGAAAGTCAATTGATAATTTCTTCGGGTGAAATGATTGATGAGAAAATAGCAGAAATTATTGATAAATCTGGAATTGAAATAGTAGAAGTTAGATCACCTCTCACTTGTGAAGCTAAAATGGGAATTTGTGCTAAATGTTATGGACGTAATTTATCTACAGGAAAGATCGTTCAAAAGGGGGAAGCTGTTGGAGTTATTGCTGCACAATCAATTGGTGAACCAGGAACTCAGTTGACTTTACGGACCTTTCATGTTGGAGGTACGGCAGGTAATATTACAGAATCTTCACAAATAAAAGCAAAATATAATGGAATCATTGAATTTGAAGATTTAAAACTTGTGAAAACAAAAAGAAATTCTGGTTCTTCTATAGGAGTAGTAGTTTCTAGATCCACAGAAATGAAACTTTTCAATCCAAAAAAGTCATCTGTTTTAATGGTAAATAATATTCCTTATGGTGCTTCTTTATATGTAAAAGATGGTGATCAGTTGAAAATGGGTGATTTAATTTGCAAATGGGATTTATATAACGCAGTTATTATTGCGGAATTTTCTGGAATAATATCTTATCAACATTTAGAACAAGGTCTGACTTTCCAAGTAGAAATAGATGAACAAACTGGATTTCAAGAAAAAGTAATCACGGAAGTTAGAAATAAAAATTTAATACCCACATTAAAAATTATTAATGAAAAAAATGAAGAATTAAAAGTCTACAATCTTCCAGTAGGAGCTCATTTAATGGTAGAAGATGGAGAAAAAATAGATATAGGAAAAATTTTAGTGAAAGTTCCAAGAAGAACTGCTAAATCAGGAGATATCACAGGTGGATTACCTCGTTTATCTGAATTATTTGAAGCACGTAATCCTTCTAATCCAGCTGTAGTATCAGAAATTGATGGTATAGTAAGTTATGGAAAGATAAAAAGAGGAAACAGAGAAATTATTGTGGAATCTAAAACAGGAGATATACGAAAGTATCTAGTAAAATTATCTAATCAAATTCTTGTACAGGAGAATGATTATGTAAAAGCAGGCATGCCTTTATCAGATGGAGCAGTAACTCCTAATGATATTTTAAATATAAGAGGGCCTAGAGCTGTACAAGAATATTTAATAAAAGAAATACAAGAAGTGTATCGATTACAAGGTGTAAAAATTAATGATAAACATTTTGAAGTCATTGTTTTACAAATGATGAGAAAAGTAGAAGTTATAGATGTAGGAGATACTAAGTTTTTGGAAGGAAATATAGAATATAAAGATGATTTTATAGAGGAAAATGATAGAATATATCAAATGAGTATTGTTGAAGATCCTGGTGACTCTGAAATATTTAAAAATGGAGATATTATTAGCTATAGAGATTTTAGAAATGAAAATGCGGTTTTGAAGTATAATAAAAAAAAATTAATCAAAACCAGAAATGCGATCCCTGCTACAGCAAGGCCAATATTGCAAGGAATAACAAGAGCTGCGTTACAAACTAAATCTTTTATATCGGCAGCTTCATTTCAAGAAACAACAAAAGTTTTAAGTGAAGCAGCTATAAGTAGTAAAATTGATTATCTATATGGATTAAAAGAAAATGTAATCGTAGGGCATAAAATTCCTGCAGGAACTGGATTAAGGGAATATGAAAATATTCATCCAGATATTTTATAA
- the rpoB gene encoding DNA-directed RNA polymerase subunit beta has product MVNTERITFALVAKKVKYPDFLDIQIKSFKEFFQLDTKPENRKNEGLFKAFTENFPISDARNSFVLEFKGYSIDSPRYSIEECIERGLTYSVPLKAKLKLYCTDPEHEDFETVYQDVYLGTCPYMTPSGSFIFNGAERVIVSQLHRSPGVFFGQSHHANGTKLYSARIIPFKGSWIEFATDINNVMYAYIDRKKKLPMTTLLRAIGYERDKDILEIFDLSEEIKIENNEKNILNRTLAARILKIWNEDFVDEDTGEVLSVEKNEVLIDRNVLLKKEHIDLIMHHEIKTILLHKEGERKKDYSIIYNTLQKDPTNSEKEAVEYIYKQLRNTEPPDEETARGVIDKLFFSDARYSLGPVGRYRLNKRLGLNIDPDYLVLTKKDIIAIVEHLNALFNSKREVDDIDHLSNRRVRTVGEQLYTQFSIGLARMARTIRERMNVRDNEVFMPVDLINAKTLSSVINTFFGTNQLSQFMDQTNPLSEITHKRRLSALGPGGLSRERAGFEVRDVNYSHYGRLCPIETPEGPNIGLISSLSVFAKINNMGFVETPYRIVSNQRVNLESEVKYLSAEEEEGKIIAQANAIDIYGNFLSDRIIAREDGDFPIVNPNQVDYIDVAPNQIASISASMIPFLEHDDANRALMGSNMMRQAVPLLKPDAPIVGTGLEEQIARDSRILINAKKNGFVEYVDARKIIIRYDVTDKETLVSFESKTQVYDLIKFRKTNQNTCINLKPIVRKGMKVTKGQILCEGYATENGELALGKNLKAAFIPCNGYNFEDAVLISEKVVSEDWFTSIHIDEYSLDVRDTKLGMEELTNDIPNVSEEATKDLDENGIIRVGAEVKPGDILIGKITPKGESDPTPEEKLLRAIFGDKAGNVKDASLRAEPSLFGVVIDTKLFTRSIKDKTSRAQDKIKIIRLEKEYEKKFSDLRDFLIKKLQFLLDGKLCHHSIFNDKKEEIIGKGIKFTMKVFNNIKNYIEIYSSDWTDDIEINNLISEILNNYKIAVNDLSSTFKHEKFSITIGDELPSGIIKMAKVYIAKKRKLKVGDKMAGRHGNKGVVARILREEDMPFLEDGSSVDIVINPLGVPSRMNIGQIYETVLGWAGKKLNVKFSTPIFDGATIKEICNYTDKAKIPRFGATYLFDGGTGEKFDQPATVGVIYMLKLGHMVDDKMHARSIGPYSLITQQPLGGKAQFGGQRFGEMEVWALEAFGASNILREILTVKSDDVSGRAKTYESIVKGEPMPEPNNPESFNVLCYELKGLGLDIRLEE; this is encoded by the coding sequence TTGGTGAATACAGAAAGAATCACTTTTGCTTTAGTAGCAAAAAAAGTGAAATATCCAGATTTTTTGGATATTCAAATAAAATCATTTAAAGAATTTTTTCAATTAGATACAAAACCAGAGAATAGAAAAAATGAAGGATTATTCAAAGCTTTTACAGAGAATTTTCCTATTTCTGATGCTAGAAATTCTTTTGTTTTAGAATTTAAAGGCTATTCTATAGATTCTCCTAGATATTCAATAGAAGAATGTATAGAGAGGGGGTTGACTTATAGTGTTCCTCTAAAAGCTAAGTTAAAATTGTATTGTACTGATCCTGAACATGAAGATTTTGAAACGGTATATCAAGATGTTTATTTGGGAACATGTCCTTATATGACTCCATCCGGTTCTTTTATTTTCAATGGTGCAGAAAGAGTTATTGTATCTCAATTACATCGTTCTCCAGGTGTTTTTTTTGGTCAATCCCATCATGCTAATGGAACCAAACTTTATTCTGCTAGAATTATTCCTTTTAAAGGTTCATGGATAGAGTTTGCAACAGATATTAATAATGTCATGTATGCATATATTGATAGAAAAAAAAAATTGCCTATGACGACTTTATTACGTGCAATAGGATATGAAAGAGATAAGGATATATTGGAGATATTTGATTTATCGGAAGAAATCAAAATAGAAAATAATGAAAAAAATATTTTAAATAGAACTCTAGCAGCTAGAATATTGAAAATTTGGAATGAGGATTTTGTCGACGAAGATACAGGGGAAGTTTTATCTGTAGAAAAAAATGAGGTTCTTATAGATAGAAATGTTCTTTTGAAAAAAGAACATATTGATCTTATAATGCATCATGAAATAAAAACTATTTTATTGCATAAAGAAGGAGAGAGAAAAAAAGATTATTCTATTATTTATAATACTTTACAAAAAGATCCAACTAATTCTGAAAAAGAGGCTGTAGAATATATTTATAAACAACTCAGGAATACTGAACCACCCGATGAAGAAACTGCTAGAGGAGTTATAGACAAACTTTTTTTTTCTGATGCCAGATATAGTTTGGGTCCTGTAGGAAGATATCGTTTGAATAAACGTCTTGGTTTAAATATAGACCCTGATTATTTAGTTTTAACTAAAAAAGATATCATTGCAATAGTAGAGCATTTGAATGCATTGTTTAACTCTAAAAGAGAAGTAGATGATATTGATCATTTATCTAACAGAAGAGTTAGAACAGTTGGAGAGCAACTTTATACTCAATTTAGTATTGGTTTAGCTAGAATGGCTAGAACCATAAGAGAGAGAATGAATGTTCGTGATAATGAAGTTTTTATGCCTGTAGATCTTATTAATGCTAAAACTTTATCATCCGTAATAAATACTTTTTTTGGAACAAATCAACTATCTCAGTTTATGGATCAAACAAATCCTTTATCTGAAATTACTCATAAAAGAAGACTTTCAGCACTAGGTCCAGGTGGTTTATCTAGAGAGAGAGCAGGTTTTGAAGTTCGAGATGTAAATTATTCTCATTATGGAAGGTTATGTCCTATAGAAACACCAGAAGGGCCTAATATAGGATTAATATCTTCTCTTTCTGTATTTGCAAAAATAAATAATATGGGATTCGTTGAAACACCTTATCGAATTGTATCTAATCAAAGAGTAAATTTAGAGTCTGAAGTCAAATATTTAAGTGCAGAAGAAGAAGAAGGAAAAATTATAGCACAAGCTAATGCTATTGATATATATGGAAATTTTTTATCTGATAGAATTATAGCACGTGAAGATGGTGATTTTCCTATAGTAAATCCTAATCAAGTAGATTATATAGATGTAGCTCCAAATCAAATAGCTTCTATATCTGCTTCCATGATTCCTTTTTTAGAACATGATGATGCAAATAGAGCTTTAATGGGATCTAATATGATGCGTCAAGCAGTTCCATTATTGAAACCCGATGCTCCAATTGTGGGAACTGGATTAGAGGAACAGATAGCAAGAGATTCTCGTATATTAATTAATGCAAAAAAAAACGGATTTGTGGAATATGTTGATGCAAGGAAAATAATTATTCGTTATGATGTAACAGATAAAGAAACTTTAGTAAGTTTTGAATCTAAAACTCAAGTTTATGATTTAATAAAATTTAGAAAAACAAATCAAAATACATGTATAAATTTAAAACCTATTGTTAGAAAAGGAATGAAAGTTACCAAAGGACAAATTTTATGTGAAGGTTATGCAACAGAAAATGGAGAATTAGCTTTAGGTAAAAATTTAAAAGCAGCTTTTATTCCGTGTAACGGTTATAATTTTGAAGATGCTGTTCTTATTTCCGAAAAAGTAGTTAGTGAAGATTGGTTTACTTCTATACATATAGATGAATATTCTTTAGATGTTCGTGATACGAAATTAGGTATGGAAGAATTAACTAACGATATTCCTAACGTTAGTGAAGAGGCAACTAAAGATTTAGATGAAAATGGTATTATAAGAGTTGGAGCAGAAGTAAAACCAGGTGATATTCTTATAGGAAAGATAACTCCAAAAGGAGAATCTGATCCCACACCAGAAGAAAAATTATTGAGAGCTATTTTTGGAGATAAAGCAGGAAATGTAAAAGATGCTTCTTTGAGAGCTGAACCTTCGTTATTTGGAGTTGTTATAGATACAAAACTTTTTACTAGAAGTATAAAAGATAAAACATCTAGAGCTCAAGATAAGATTAAAATAATACGTTTAGAAAAAGAATATGAGAAAAAATTTTCGGATTTAAGAGATTTTTTAATTAAGAAATTACAATTTCTTTTAGATGGAAAATTATGTCATCATTCTATTTTTAATGATAAAAAAGAGGAAATTATAGGGAAAGGGATAAAATTCACTATGAAAGTTTTTAATAATATAAAAAATTATATAGAAATTTATTCTAGTGATTGGACTGATGATATTGAAATAAATAATTTAATATCAGAAATATTAAATAATTATAAAATAGCGGTAAATGATTTAAGCAGTACTTTTAAACATGAAAAATTTTCTATTACTATTGGAGATGAACTTCCTTCAGGAATTATCAAAATGGCAAAAGTATATATTGCTAAAAAAAGAAAATTAAAAGTAGGAGATAAAATGGCAGGAAGACATGGAAATAAAGGAGTGGTTGCTAGAATTTTGAGGGAAGAAGATATGCCTTTTTTAGAAGATGGGAGTTCTGTAGATATTGTCATAAATCCTTTAGGAGTCCCTTCAAGAATGAATATAGGACAAATATATGAAACGGTATTAGGATGGGCAGGAAAAAAATTAAATGTAAAATTTTCAACGCCTATATTTGATGGAGCAACTATAAAGGAAATTTGTAATTATACAGATAAAGCGAAAATACCTCGTTTTGGAGCTACTTATTTATTTGATGGAGGAACAGGAGAAAAATTTGATCAACCTGCTACTGTAGGTGTAATATATATGTTAAAATTAGGTCATATGGTTGATGATAAAATGCATGCACGTTCAATAGGTCCTTATTCTTTAATTACCCAACAACCTTTAGGAGGAAAAGCTCAATTTGGAGGTCAACGTTTTGGAGAAATGGAAGTTTGGGCTTTAGAAGCCTTTGGCGCTTCAAATATTTTACGTGAAATTTTAACTGTTAAATCAGATGATGTTTCTGGAAGAGCTAAAACTTATGAGTCTATAGTGAAAGGAGAGCCTATGCCTGAACCTAATAATCCAGAATCTTTTAATGTTCTTTGTTATGAACTAAAAGGATTAGGATTAGATATCCGTTTAGAAGAGTAG